Part of the Ferviditalea candida genome, GGGTTCTTCAACATAATAGTATCCTTCCGACAGAAATTGTTGCTTCATACCCTCTGCAAATCTGGAAAGAAATGGGCTGTCAGGTGTTCCGTTCATCGTAAATTGCTTCATACGAAAGGTCCTCCTAATTCCAAAAAAATGCAAAACGCAGTATAAAAACATTAAGGTTCAAATACGACTTTCATGCATCCTTTACTCCTCTTGTTTACAATCGTCTGAAAAGCATCTTTATACTTTTCAAGCGGAAAGCGGTGCGTAATCAGCGGAGAAAGATCGACTTTTCCCGACTTCATCAATTCAATGGCGATTTGCAAGGTCCTCATTGGTTTTCCATGATATTGTTCCGTGCCGTAAGCAAAGCTGCCTTTGACATCGATTTCGTTCAGCCAAACCGCCGTCCAGTCAATCCGGTCCAGAATGCCGGCCAATCCAAGCAGCACTACTTTTCCTCCGCTTCGCACCAAACGCAGGGCATCATTGATGCTGCTGCTTTTGCCCACGCATTCAAACACCTGATCCGCTCCCCCCACTACGACGGGAGAACCGAAAAGCGGTTTTAATACCTTGGCATGAACGGCTTCGGCAATTTCATCAACATAATGATTGCCCCGGGAAAAACGGATAACCTGATCCGCTCCATAATGCATCGCCAGTTTCCCCTGGTAATCGTATTTGTACATAACGATGATTTTGCAGGGGATGTCCAATGCGCGAAGGGCGGCCACGACGCAGATTCCGATCGTGCCGGCGCCGATGACGAGAACGGTATCGTCCTTTCCGGGCCGATTCCGGAGTACGCTGTGGAGCGCGCAACTAAACGGTTCGACCATCACTCCGTTCAAATCGTCAACTTCTTCCGGCAGCTTCAGGACTTGAATTTGATGGGCGACCAGATAAGAACTCCAGCTTCCTCCCGTATCCCTGCATGCGCCGATCAGCGGTCCGGGCGAGATATCGCCGTCAGTCATGCGGGTGCAAAGGCTGTAATCCCCTTTCCGACATGCCTCACATGGATTGGAAATACCCCGTGCCAGGCAAGATAGAATGGGATCGACTACGACACGATCGCCCTTACGAAGGTCGGTTGCTTTTTTTCCCGTTTCACAGACTTTCCCGACCACTTCATGGCCGATCGTGAAAGGAAAGGAGGTCAAAGCGGAAGCGGAAGGGCTGTCGTGCAGATGAATCAGGTTTAAATCGCTGCCGCATATCCCTCCATAGGTCACTTTAATTTTCACCCATTCATCGTTCGGAAGCACCGGTGCGGACATTTGCCTGTCATATTTCAGACAAGATAAACCGGAGTTCCAGAGAAGGGAAGGAACCCATCTTCCCGCTGTTTTTCCAAACACATATCGGGGGATGCTGAATTGAAATTGCAGGGAGTGCAAAAAAATCACCTCTTCTTACATAATCGGGGACTCAACCATTGAAAGATCTGTTCAAGAGCGCGATGATGATTCAAATATTGATGGTTGCCCTGAGAAAACACAATGTTAGCTTTATCACTTGAAGAGATGGTTTCATGAAATTTCTGAATCTTTTCCGAATCCACAACCGGATCATCAAGATCGAAAAGGCATAAGGCAGGAAAATGAAATTTGGATGCTTCCTTCAGCGCTTTCGTTCCGTTCCGCAGCAATTCCGTGAACCAGCGAAGAGTATATTTAAATATCATGGGATCTTTCATCATTTCAGCCGTCCAGTCCGGA contains:
- a CDS encoding zinc-dependent alcohol dehydrogenase, which translates into the protein MHSLQFQFSIPRYVFGKTAGRWVPSLLWNSGLSCLKYDRQMSAPVLPNDEWVKIKVTYGGICGSDLNLIHLHDSPSASALTSFPFTIGHEVVGKVCETGKKATDLRKGDRVVVDPILSCLARGISNPCEACRKGDYSLCTRMTDGDISPGPLIGACRDTGGSWSSYLVAHQIQVLKLPEEVDDLNGVMVEPFSCALHSVLRNRPGKDDTVLVIGAGTIGICVVAALRALDIPCKIIVMYKYDYQGKLAMHYGADQVIRFSRGNHYVDEIAEAVHAKVLKPLFGSPVVVGGADQVFECVGKSSSINDALRLVRSGGKVVLLGLAGILDRIDWTAVWLNEIDVKGSFAYGTEQYHGKPMRTLQIAIELMKSGKVDLSPLITHRFPLEKYKDAFQTIVNKRSKGCMKVVFEP